From a region of the Helicobacter hepaticus ATCC 51449 genome:
- a CDS encoding microcin C ABC transporter permease YejB, producing MLGYIFKRLLLVIPTLIGVMSINFLLMQLAPGGPVEQTIAKIENLGHLSEAAVGQNTLYKGSIGLEPELIEEIKKLYGFDKSLSERYFQMLFHFACFDFGESFYSQSSVLSIIAQKLPVSISLGIFSTLIIYLISIPLGIAKAVRNGSHFDVISSVIIVVLNAIPAFMFGVVLIVLFCGGSYFDIFPLRGLVSEHFESLNMWGKIKDYLWHLFLPVLCISIGGFATLSMLSKNCFLEEIRKSYVISAKAKGGSESYILYKHIFRNAMLLIVSGFPAVFVGAFFSGSLLIEIIFSLDGLGLLGYESVINRDYPVIFGTLYIFTFIALVIGIISDVMYYLIDPRIHFGSKNV from the coding sequence ATGTTAGGCTATATTTTCAAACGGCTTTTACTTGTTATCCCCACTCTTATAGGTGTGATGAGTATTAATTTTTTGCTTATGCAGCTTGCCCCTGGTGGTCCTGTGGAGCAGACAATAGCTAAAATAGAGAATCTTGGGCATTTAAGTGAGGCAGCAGTAGGGCAAAATACTCTTTATAAAGGTTCTATTGGCTTAGAGCCTGAACTTATAGAAGAGATAAAAAAACTCTATGGCTTTGATAAGTCTCTAAGCGAACGATATTTTCAAATGCTTTTTCATTTTGCCTGTTTTGATTTTGGTGAGAGTTTTTATAGCCAATCAAGTGTGCTTTCAATCATCGCACAAAAATTGCCTGTGTCTATTTCGCTAGGGATATTTAGCACACTTATTATTTATCTTATTAGCATTCCGCTAGGTATTGCAAAAGCAGTGCGTAATGGTTCGCATTTTGATGTGATAAGTAGCGTCATTATTGTTGTGCTTAATGCGATTCCGGCTTTTATGTTTGGTGTGGTGCTTATCGTGCTTTTTTGTGGAGGGAGTTATTTTGATATTTTTCCTTTACGAGGGCTAGTGAGCGAGCATTTTGAATCTTTAAATATGTGGGGCAAGATTAAAGATTATTTATGGCATTTATTTTTGCCTGTGCTGTGTATTTCCATAGGTGGTTTTGCAACTTTAAGTATGTTAAGCAAAAATTGCTTTTTGGAGGAGATTCGCAAAAGCTATGTGATAAGTGCTAAAGCAAAGGGTGGGAGCGAATCTTATATACTTTATAAGCATATTTTTCGCAATGCAATGCTTTTAATCGTAAGCGGATTTCCTGCTGTGTTTGTGGGTGCATTTTTTAGCGGAAGTTTGCTTATTGAAATTATTTTTAGCCTTGATGGTTTGGGACTTTTGGGATATGAAAGTGTGATTAACCGCGATTATCCTGTTATTTTTGGCACTTTATATATTTTTACTTTTATTGCCCTTGTGATAGGTATTATAAGTGATGTGATGTATTATCTCATTGACCCACGTATCCATTTTGGGAGCAAAAATGTCTAA
- a CDS encoding ABC transporter permease, protein MSNSMLKTRWYVFKQNKRAFYSLICFALLFLISVFAEFIANDKPLFIYKDSKMYFPVFVNYPETTFGGDFETWSDYLDSYVRDELLKDAFVVYAPIPYSYNSIVMDLPTQAPTSPDSKHYLGTDDKARDVAARLIYGYRISIIFALILSICSVIIGVSVGALQGYYGGKIDLIGQRLIEILNAVPILFVIIIISSVFEPSFMWILCVVLAFSWMILVNLVRAEFLKARNLEYVRAAKAMGVSDIKIMFVHILPNAMSATLTFTPFIMAGSIVTLSSLDFLGFGMPVGSASLGEILAQGKNNLSAPHLGISAFIALCVLLSILVFIGEGLRDALDPHIKPSMQSHTNLKDKNDFRD, encoded by the coding sequence ATGTCTAATAGTATGCTCAAAACTCGTTGGTATGTCTTTAAGCAAAATAAACGCGCTTTTTATTCCCTTATATGTTTTGCACTCCTTTTTTTAATAAGCGTATTTGCAGAATTTATCGCTAATGACAAGCCACTTTTTATTTATAAAGATTCCAAAATGTATTTTCCTGTGTTTGTAAATTACCCCGAAACTACTTTTGGTGGGGATTTTGAGACTTGGAGTGATTATTTAGATAGCTATGTGAGAGATGAATTACTTAAAGATGCTTTTGTTGTTTATGCGCCTATTCCTTATAGCTATAATAGTATTGTTATGGATTTACCTACTCAAGCCCCGACATCTCCTGATTCTAAGCATTATCTAGGCACAGATGATAAAGCAAGAGATGTAGCTGCGAGGCTTATTTATGGATATAGAATCTCTATTATTTTTGCCCTTATTTTAAGTATATGTAGTGTGATTATCGGTGTAAGCGTAGGAGCATTGCAAGGATATTATGGAGGTAAAATTGATTTAATAGGGCAGCGGCTCATTGAGATTTTAAACGCTGTGCCTATTTTGTTCGTGATTATTATCATTTCAAGTGTATTTGAGCCAAGTTTTATGTGGATTTTATGCGTGGTGTTGGCTTTTTCGTGGATGATACTTGTCAATCTTGTCAGGGCTGAATTTTTAAAAGCACGGAATCTTGAGTATGTGAGAGCTGCAAAAGCTATGGGTGTGAGTGATATAAAAATTATGTTTGTCCATATTTTGCCCAATGCAATGAGTGCTACGCTTACTTTCACGCCTTTTATTATGGCTGGAAGTATCGTAACACTTAGTAGTCTTGATTTTTTGGGCTTTGGTATGCCTGTAGGAAGTGCGAGTTTAGGCGAGATTCTCGCACAAGGTAAAAACAATCTCTCTGCTCCACATTTAGGTATAAGTGCTTTTATAGCACTTTGCGTGTTGCTTTCAATCCTTGTTTTTATTGGTGAGGGTTTACGCGATGCACTTGACCCACATATAAAGCCAAGTATGCAATCTCATACGAATTTAAAGGATAAAAATGATTTTAGAGATTAA
- a CDS encoding ATP-binding cassette domain-containing protein gives MLEIKNLYASFLHSSHFSLNNVSLSIAKSQKVALVGESGSGKSMLAQMILRLQNNISIQSGEICFNHHNILTLNSKDLRSLRGKDIAYIPQEPLSSLNPLHKVGKQILESFYIHANDLYPHLRGKALHTKAQERLEEVLESVNLSTHLVHRYPFELSGGQKQRVAIAMSIINNPTLLICDEPTTALDVLIQRQIMELLSHLSTTSAILFISHDLGVVKGFCDKVVVMKEGRVLEENTTSNIFTHPTHSYTHFLIESLILPTKVHKRVNPKDSTLLKVENLNVGVSVRHFFKTHFKDLVSNVNFTLQKGQILGVAGASGSGKSSLALGLLRLLEIKGTIYFKGHNYASLKDMQELRRHISIVFQDPFSSLSPRFTIGDIIAEALGGKFAVFKKQVEWALESVGLNTHFAQSYPFELSGGQKQRVAIARAIVRKPSILLLDEPTSALDKSSQKLILTLLLQLQEQLDMSYIFITHDLEILQALSDEILILHKGRVVEQGVSKEVFANPQNAYAKSLITEFFKRGKNDRI, from the coding sequence ATTTTAGAGATTAAGAATCTTTATGCTTCATTTTTACACTCCTCGCATTTTAGTTTGAACAATGTCTCTTTGAGCATTGCTAAGAGTCAAAAAGTTGCACTTGTAGGAGAATCTGGTTCGGGCAAAAGTATGCTTGCACAGATGATTTTACGACTCCAAAATAATATTAGCATTCAAAGCGGGGAGATATGCTTCAATCATCACAATATCCTTACTCTTAACTCAAAGGATTTACGCTCTTTGCGAGGAAAAGACATTGCTTATATTCCCCAAGAGCCACTCTCAAGTCTTAATCCACTTCATAAAGTAGGAAAACAGATTTTAGAGAGTTTTTATATCCACGCGAATGATCTTTATCCGCATTTACGCGGCAAAGCATTACATACAAAAGCACAAGAAAGGCTAGAAGAAGTATTAGAATCTGTCAATTTAAGCACACATTTGGTTCATCGTTATCCTTTTGAACTTAGCGGAGGACAAAAGCAGCGCGTGGCTATTGCGATGAGCATTATTAATAATCCCACACTTCTTATTTGTGATGAACCAACAACGGCGCTTGATGTGCTTATTCAGCGGCAAATTATGGAGCTACTTTCTCATCTTAGCACCACAAGTGCGATTTTATTTATAAGCCACGATTTGGGTGTGGTAAAGGGATTTTGCGATAAGGTTGTAGTGATGAAAGAGGGCAGAGTTTTGGAGGAAAATACAACAAGTAATATTTTTACGCACCCTACGCATTCTTATACACATTTTCTTATAGAATCTTTGATTTTGCCTACTAAGGTGCATAAGAGAGTAAATCCAAAAGATAGCACGCTTTTAAAGGTAGAAAATTTGAATGTGGGTGTATCTGTGCGGCATTTTTTCAAAACGCATTTTAAAGATCTTGTATCAAATGTCAATTTTACCTTGCAAAAAGGGCAGATTCTAGGTGTTGCTGGGGCTTCAGGCAGTGGGAAATCAAGCCTTGCATTAGGATTATTGCGCTTACTTGAGATAAAGGGGACGATATATTTTAAAGGACATAATTATGCAAGTCTAAAAGATATGCAAGAATTAAGAAGACATATCAGCATTGTATTCCAAGACCCTTTTTCCTCACTTTCGCCAAGATTTACTATAGGAGATATTATTGCAGAGGCATTGGGTGGGAAATTTGCTGTTTTTAAAAAACAAGTGGAATGGGCATTAGAATCTGTGGGGCTAAATACGCATTTTGCACAAAGTTATCCTTTTGAACTTAGCGGAGGACAAAAACAGCGCGTGGCTATTGCTCGTGCCATTGTGAGGAAACCTTCAATTTTACTCCTTGATGAGCCAACTTCTGCACTTGATAAAAGCTCTCAAAAGCTTATTCTCACGCTTTTATTGCAGCTTCAAGAACAATTAGATATGAGTTATATATTTATTACCCACGATTTAGAAATTTTACAAGCCTTAAGCGATGAGATTCTTATCTTGCATAAAGGGCGTGTGGTGGAGCAAGGAGTGAGTAAGGAAGTTTTTGCAAATCCTCAAAATGCGTATGCAAAAAGTCTTATTACAGAGTTTTTTAAAAGAGGGAAAAATGATAGAATCTAG
- a CDS encoding 3-methyladenine DNA glycosylase produces MIESSFSLLKALKSYGLLEGKPSWWWEGAGSFEVVLGAILVQNTQWSKVEIMLDSMKKAGILNGDSQKDLAQMAHIESYVLQSHIIGLQRQKSAYIINISQAILADFGSFESFKENVDFEWLITQKGIGRESAYAILNYVCEREVMVVDRYTYKLLCALGREIEDYEELRAFCENGVRENLALVYEIYPQDMNLAQIFARFHGKIVEWSKTKQDIKHILIQ; encoded by the coding sequence ATGATAGAATCTAGCTTTAGCTTACTTAAAGCACTTAAATCTTATGGACTTTTAGAAGGTAAACCAAGCTGGTGGTGGGAAGGAGCAGGAAGCTTTGAAGTGGTTCTTGGAGCAATTTTAGTGCAAAATACGCAATGGAGTAAGGTAGAAATAATGCTTGATTCTATGAAAAAGGCTGGAATTTTAAATGGAGATTCTCAAAAAGATTTAGCACAAATGGCACATATAGAATCTTATGTCTTGCAATCACATATCATTGGTTTACAGAGGCAAAAATCAGCTTATATTATAAATATTTCACAGGCGATTTTAGCAGATTTTGGAAGTTTTGAAAGCTTTAAGGAAAATGTGGATTTTGAATGGCTTATTACGCAAAAAGGCATAGGGCGCGAGAGTGCGTATGCAATTTTAAATTATGTTTGTGAGCGTGAGGTAATGGTTGTGGATAGATACACTTACAAGCTGCTTTGTGCGCTTGGTAGGGAAATAGAGGATTATGAGGAATTAAGGGCATTTTGTGAAAATGGGGTAAGAGAGAATCTTGCTTTAGTCTATGAGATTTATCCGCAAGATATGAATTTGGCGCAGATTTTTGCACGTTTTCACGGCAAGATTGTAGAATGGAGTAAGACAAAGCAGGATATAAAACATATTTTGATACAATAG
- a CDS encoding fumarate hydratase, translating to MREVRYEDIKSAVAKLAINACCIQTPDIKRAFSAAKGSEKSALGQNILDTLIENGKIAESNMMPICQDTGMTVVFVEIGQDVHITGGYLEDAINEGIKEGYTNGYLRKSVVEEPLYERKNTTNNSPAVIHTRIIKGDKLHLKVCPKGFGSENKSVLKMLVPADGIEGVKKVFTEAVKLAGPNACPPMVIGVGIGGTMEKAAILAKQAAVREIDSKNKDPRYAKLEEELLEIANQTGVGPQGLGGTTTAFKVNVEWYPTHIAGLPVAVNINCHAARHADIEL from the coding sequence ATGAGAGAAGTGCGATATGAAGATATTAAATCTGCTGTTGCTAAACTTGCCATTAATGCGTGTTGTATCCAAACGCCCGATATTAAACGCGCCTTTAGTGCTGCAAAGGGAAGTGAAAAGTCTGCATTAGGACAAAATATCCTAGATACGCTCATTGAAAATGGCAAGATTGCGGAAAGCAATATGATGCCTATCTGCCAAGATACAGGTATGACCGTGGTGTTTGTAGAAATCGGGCAAGATGTGCATATCACAGGAGGCTACCTTGAAGATGCCATTAATGAGGGTATTAAAGAGGGCTATACGAATGGTTATTTGCGTAAATCTGTCGTAGAAGAGCCACTCTATGAGCGCAAAAATACGACAAATAACTCTCCTGCAGTCATTCATACGCGAATAATCAAGGGCGATAAGTTGCATTTAAAAGTTTGCCCTAAAGGCTTTGGGAGCGAGAATAAAAGTGTGCTTAAAATGCTTGTCCCAGCCGATGGCATTGAGGGTGTGAAAAAAGTCTTTACCGAAGCGGTGAAACTCGCAGGTCCCAATGCTTGTCCTCCTATGGTGATTGGCGTAGGTATTGGTGGGACAATGGAAAAAGCAGCAATTTTAGCCAAACAGGCGGCTGTGCGCGAAATAGATTCTAAAAATAAAGACCCACGCTATGCCAAGCTCGAAGAAGAATTGCTTGAAATTGCGAATCAAACAGGCGTAGGACCACAAGGATTAGGTGGCACTACGACTGCGTTTAAAGTCAATGTGGAATGGTATCCTACACACATTGCGGGGCTTCCTGTGGCAGTAAATATCAACTGCCACGCCGCACGACACGCTGATATTGAGCTTTAA
- a CDS encoding Fe-S-containing hydro-lyase — MGEPKKITAPISKEVAKSLKAGESVLISGTILCARDAAHKALTEALARGEKLPVDLSGETIYYLGPTPAKPGNAIGSAGPTTSGRMDKYTPTIIEQGIHGMIGKGYRSKEVIDSMVKHGVVYMVAVGGAAALISKCITKYEVLAYPELGPEAVARLTIENFPAIVAIDASGNNYYEVGQAPYKKI; from the coding sequence ATGGGAGAGCCAAAAAAAATCACTGCACCTATAAGTAAAGAAGTGGCAAAAAGCCTCAAAGCAGGGGAGAGTGTGCTAATCTCTGGCACAATTTTATGCGCTCGTGATGCAGCACATAAAGCTTTAACTGAAGCGTTAGCACGTGGAGAAAAGCTCCCTGTAGATTTGAGCGGTGAGACGATTTATTATCTAGGACCTACTCCTGCAAAGCCGGGCAATGCGATAGGTAGCGCAGGTCCTACGACAAGCGGGAGAATGGATAAATATACGCCGACAATCATTGAGCAAGGCATTCACGGAATGATCGGTAAAGGCTATCGCAGCAAAGAAGTCATAGATTCTATGGTTAAGCACGGCGTTGTATATATGGTGGCTGTGGGTGGTGCGGCAGCACTCATTTCAAAATGTATCACTAAATATGAAGTCTTAGCTTATCCTGAGTTAGGACCTGAAGCGGTTGCACGACTTACAATAGAAAACTTCCCTGCGATTGTGGCTATTGATGCGTCAGGCAATAATTACTACGAAGTTGGACAAGCTCCTTATAAGAAAATTTAG
- a CDS encoding motility associated factor glycosyltransferase family protein, whose product MQDFFSLNLSALAIRSPALALRLNEFEPNQDFEVYQGNDPLNINIIDKRSNTPLFQGNPLEETNAKIESFAKYSHYPYLYFFGIGNGVFYKVLLQNDFLKRIIVLEPEIELLFIVLHFMDFSKEILEKRLIFIDAKSCDSTSIDILFASNRDAKIYSKVYDLHLFNSYYEIYSELYIKINQFFIRSIEHSVISVGNDSRDSIIGISHHIQNLPDVIKSPTLLDLLAQIKGRDTAIIVATGPSLSKQIPYLKQIQDYATIFCIDASFPILAKEGIKPDIVFSLERVELTAKFYEDTPKWAHKDVIFAITSIVHNRLKNALKGNVVQYSLRPFGYTNYFEIPEYGYLGIGMSAANMAYELVVHSRFKRCIIIGQDLAFGEDGTSHAKNAVYGTHEINPEEMEQKGQKIMVEKYGGGGMIESTKIWKLFLTFYERDIANTPYPIEVINATEGGARIHGTKEMPFPEAIKLINTSHKKFPITLTLPTSEAYEANLAKIKQKTREWIDLGLKDKAFVEEVFLEVAALTERFELLNKEKRLEELKSEELQKCINRIQEVKELFDKRRFRECFMDALQSYIFHQEMDIARILVMPANNEEAKLIKQAELIYAHKYWLFSLAGGMDSVIEVVKKAFATWEM is encoded by the coding sequence ATGCAGGATTTTTTTAGTCTCAATCTCTCTGCGTTGGCAATTCGCTCTCCTGCCCTCGCACTTAGATTGAACGAGTTTGAACCTAACCAGGACTTTGAAGTTTATCAAGGAAACGACCCTCTTAATATTAATATTATTGACAAACGCTCAAATACTCCACTCTTTCAAGGTAACCCGCTTGAAGAAACAAATGCTAAAATTGAATCATTTGCAAAATATTCACATTATCCTTATTTGTATTTTTTTGGCATAGGCAATGGGGTGTTTTATAAAGTCCTTTTGCAAAATGATTTTTTAAAACGTATCATTGTGCTTGAACCTGAAATAGAATTACTCTTTATTGTGCTACATTTTATGGATTTTTCTAAAGAAATCTTAGAAAAACGGCTTATTTTTATTGACGCTAAAAGTTGCGATTCTACGAGCATTGATATACTTTTTGCAAGTAATCGTGATGCAAAAATTTACTCAAAAGTCTATGATTTACATCTTTTTAATTCCTATTATGAGATTTATTCAGAGCTTTATATCAAAATTAATCAATTTTTTATCCGCTCTATTGAACATAGTGTAATTAGCGTAGGTAATGACAGCCGAGATTCTATCATTGGCATTTCACATCACATACAAAATCTCCCCGATGTAATTAAATCGCCCACTTTGCTTGATTTACTCGCACAAATTAAAGGAAGAGATACAGCCATTATTGTCGCCACAGGTCCAAGTTTAAGCAAGCAGATTCCATATTTAAAGCAAATCCAAGATTATGCTACAATCTTTTGTATTGACGCATCTTTCCCAATCCTTGCAAAAGAGGGTATTAAACCCGATATTGTTTTTTCACTTGAACGTGTAGAACTCACAGCAAAATTCTATGAAGACACTCCTAAATGGGCACACAAAGACGTTATATTTGCAATCACTTCCATTGTGCATAATCGTCTTAAAAATGCACTTAAAGGTAATGTGGTGCAATATTCTTTGCGTCCTTTTGGATATACAAACTACTTTGAGATTCCAGAATATGGCTATTTGGGCATCGGTATGAGTGCTGCAAATATGGCTTATGAGCTTGTAGTGCATTCGCGCTTTAAACGTTGTATTATCATTGGACAAGACCTAGCATTTGGCGAAGATGGCACATCTCACGCTAAAAACGCCGTATATGGCACACACGAAATCAATCCCGAAGAAATGGAACAAAAGGGACAAAAAATTATGGTAGAAAAATATGGTGGCGGCGGTATGATAGAATCCACAAAAATATGGAAGCTATTTTTAACATTTTATGAACGCGATATTGCCAACACTCCTTATCCTATTGAGGTAATCAATGCTACAGAGGGAGGTGCTCGCATACACGGGACAAAAGAAATGCCTTTCCCTGAAGCTATCAAACTCATTAATACTTCACATAAAAAATTCCCTATCACACTCACTTTGCCCACATCTGAAGCTTATGAAGCAAATCTAGCTAAAATAAAGCAAAAAACTCGCGAGTGGATTGATTTAGGGCTTAAGGATAAAGCATTTGTTGAAGAAGTATTTTTAGAAGTAGCAGCACTTACCGAACGTTTTGAGCTTCTCAATAAAGAAAAGCGTTTAGAAGAGCTTAAAAGTGAAGAATTACAAAAGTGTATAAATAGAATCCAAGAAGTAAAAGAGCTTTTTGATAAGCGGAGATTCCGTGAATGCTTTATGGACGCACTTCAATCTTATATTTTTCATCAAGAAATGGACATCGCTCGCATACTTGTAATGCCAGCTAACAATGAGGAAGCAAAGCTTATTAAACAAGCTGAACTCATTTATGCGCATAAATATTGGCTTTTCTCGCTTGCAGGAGGTATGGATAGTGTGATTGAAGTTGTTAAAAAAGCTTTTGCAACTTGGGAGATGTAA